CCCCCTTTGGGCCCGGTGTATGGCTTCGTGGATCGTTGGGCCAGCCTGATCGGCGTGGCCAAAGACTCCTTAAAGAACGCCAGTACCTATGCCGATACCGGCGTGCCGCGCGTGGTCCCGGCGCAGCTCGTCGACGTGTTGCCCAATTACAAGCCCGGGGACGCCCCGAACACCGGCATCGCCGCGCGATCGGATTTGGCGCGGCTGGCGGATCCCGCCCGCTGGACCTTGGAACGGACCTTGGCCGGCCTGATCATCCGCATTCCCGGTCTTTCTTCGGGACTGGACGTAGCCGTCGAGTTGTTCGACATGGAAGGAAAGCGGGCCGGGTCCTGGTCGACGCGCTCGGAGTCCGGAGCATTTCGCTTGACCACGCCGGGGCTGCGATCCGGCTTATACCTACTGAAGGTGCGTATCGCGGGAATGCGGATGGCGAAGCGCATCGTACTCTAAGGAATCCTGATGCGCTCCTGGGGGGAGCCAGAGGGGCCCGCCGACGGCAATTCTCGGCCGCCGGCGGAGGGGGGCGGCGGTTCCATAGGGGGCCGCCGCTTGGTTTTAGCGAGGGACTCTTAAGCTTACTCGCGGATGGCGAGGATCCAGCCGCAAGCGTAGAGGGCGAAGGTGGCGATTGCCAGCCCGGCCTGGGCCCCGGGGCGCGCGAGGCGCCGGGGTAACAGCGGCGTTACCAGACCCAGGGCCGCACCCAGCCCGAATCCGTAGAAATGCGCTTTCACGTCCACGCCCTCGCCGATGCCCACCAGCACCGCCACGAACAGCGCGGAAATGAGGGGGGACAGGCGCCGCAATTGCGCGAAGCGGATGGCCCCGTCGCCGGGGCGTTTGCCTTGGCGGACCGCGTGATCGCGCCGCCGACGCCAGAGGTTCCAGGTTTCCACCCCCGCCAAGAGGCCCAAGGCGCAGAAGACCACGGAAGAATAGCCGAGGGAGACGTGCCCGGGCCCGGTGGCCAGAGCCACCAGGAAATTATCGACGCCGGCGGCCAGGGTGGAAAGCAGCATGAGCGTGCCGATGCCGAGCCGATGGTTCAATAGGTTGAGGATGAAATAGCCCGAGACCAGATTGCTTAGAAGATGGGCGTCGTCGGCATGGAGGGTGGCGGCCGTAAGGCAGCGCCACCATTCGCCCGCCAGGATGCGCGCCGCATCGGCTTCGCCGCGGGTCTTGAGCCACTCGGCCCAAGGCGAGAAGCCGACCAGGAAATAGGCCGCCACGGGGATGGCCAGGAATAAAAGCGGGGCCACCAACAAGTCGAGATCGAAGTCCTCCGGGGGGGCCTCCGTAAAGCCTTCATTCTCCTGGCGCCAGGTTTCGATGAGCGCCGCGGCGGGTTCCGCATCGCGCTCATCCACGCTAAGGCTCCACTCGTCCCCGTGGAATTCCATCCAATGCTTGACGCTCTGCGAGGCCAATACCAGGGAGATATCCAGGATATCCTGCTTACATGGGCTGCGGGCCAGCTCGCGCCGGGGCGGCCGGAAGGGATCGAACGGTTCTAGGTCTTCCATTCCCGCGGGTTCAGTTCCCGGTTCCGCGATGGCCCCGGTTCCAGTCGGCGCAATCCGCGTAACGTACGAGTTTCCCCCCGAAAATGTCCAGGGCGCTGCCGATGGACAAATCCAGGCGCCCCTGGCTTTCGCGATCCAGCCGCTCCAGATCGGAGAGGTCGCGCGCGCCGCCGGCATAGGTGCAGGGAAGGGGGGAGATGCGTGCCAAGAGGTCCACCAGTTGCCAATCCATGCCTTGTTGCTTGCCTTCCACGTCGGCGGCGTGGATGAGGAATTCGGCGCAGTGGCGGGAGAGCGAGGCCAGCAGCGCCTCGTCGATGCGGACCTCGGTTACGGTTTGCCAGCGGTTGGTGGCGACGTACCAGGCCTCGCCCCGGCGGCGGCAGCTCAGGTCCGCGACCAGCCTTGCTTTGCCGACCAGGCCCGAAAGCCGGCGCAACCGGTCCAAGGAAAGCAATCCTTCCGGGAAAAGCCACGAAGTCACGATGACGTGGCTGGCGCCCGCGTCCAGCCATGCGACGGCGTTGGTCTCGTCCAGCCCGCCCCCGATCTGCATGCCCCCCGGCCAAGCGGCCAGAGCCTTGCGGGCCTCGTCGTCATTGCCCGAGCCCAGCATGATGATATGGCCGCCGGTGAGGCCGTCGCGGCGATAGAGATCGGCGAACCATGCCGCGCCATGGGGCGAGACGAAGTTGGTCTCGAGCCCTAAGCCGGCATCCGTCAAGGTGCCGCCGATGATTTGCTTTACTTTTCCCTGATGCAGGTCGATGCAGGGGCGGAAGGCGGTCATTGCTGGTAATCCCCCTCGGGGAATATTAGTTTGACTTTTCCATCTTGCAAAATCCTACCGCGCGGCGGGATATGCGCGCGAAAAGGTCCGGGACATGGCCGATAAGGCTAAGCTGAATCCTAAATGGTTTGAGATTTCCAAAGCGACCCTCCATGTGGGTTGGATGGCCTTGCGGACGCTTTGGTTCATCATCTGGACCGCTTACCAAGTGGTACTCGGGGTAGCGTTGATCGCGCTGCTTTACGGCGTTCTGAGGTTCGGGGAATACTTTTACGTGTGGGAGATCCGCCAACTGGTGCGCGAAAATCCCAAGACCACCGCCTTTATCGAAACGGAACGCGCCCGCCTGACCGATAGCCTGAAGGCGATCGGCAAGCCTATCCCGGATACCCTGATCCGGTGGTCCTGGATCCCGCTCGATTCCATGCCGCGGACCTTGAAGGAGGCCGCCCTCATCGCCGAGGATGCCAAGTTCTACGAGCATCAGGGTTTCGACATCGAGGAAATCGAATACGCCATCGTGGCCAACCATCAGGCCGGCAAGAAGGCCCGCGGCGCCAGCACCATCACCCAGCAAGTGGCGAAGAACCTTTTCCTGACCCGGGACAAGGAGATAAGCCGCAAGCTGCGGGAAGCCGCCATTACCTTGGAGTTGGAGCATTTCGTCCCCAAGGATCGCATCCTGGAGTCCTACCTGAACGTGGCCCAATTCGGCGATGGCGTGTTCGGCGTACGCGAAGGCGCGCGTTACTGGATGAAGAAGGAACCGAAGGACCTGACTCCCGAAGAGGCGATCAACCTGGTCTGCCTGCTGCCGGCCCCGACGAAATGGAACCCGAGAAAGCCGAACGGCGCCTTCCTGGCGCACAAGCGATTGGTGGTCCGGAATTATGCGACGTATCGCGGTCTGTTGCGTGCCGACATGGATTCGACCCAGGTGGCGACCCGTGACACGGCCTTGGCCCGCTTGGCTGAGCAGCTATCCGAAGAGAAGTGGAAGTCGCTAAGGACGAAACCTTTGATCGACACGGGCGTGGATACGGATCCGGATGATAAGCCGTCCGGGGAAGGGGATGCGACCGCCCGGGCGCGGGCTATCCTAAATCGCCATACCTTCTAATTGCCGGTCGGCCGCGGCCTGACGTGGGTTGCATCTCCCCGGACGAGGGCGCATCGGGCCCATCCGGTGGCCTTATCGGCCCTCAGGATGCGAGATATTCCTCGATGGCCGCGCGCAGCTTCTTATACATCCAGGCCATTTTCTCCGGATTCTCTTCCAGCAAGGTCACGCGGAACCCGTGCAGATCGGAACAGAACGAAGAGATCGGCACCACGCAGATGCCCGTCGCTGCCAGCACGTAATAGACGAAGCGCTTATCGAGGGGAACGCCTTCGACCATCTTCTCCACCAAGGCGCGCGCTTCGGGGTTGGCCACCTTCAGCTTTTGCGTGGTCTTGAGCATCCCCTTCTTGAAGATGATCGAAGTGTAGAACGCGCCGAACGTCTTGTTGACGAGGAGGCCGTCCACGTCCTTCAGGGTCTCGTAGACCACGTCGCCCCGCTTCTGGATGGCCAGGTTGAGGGCTTCGCGATGGGCGGGGAATTCGGGATGCGACAGGATAAGGGGAATGGCCATCTGGGGCAAGGTGGTGGAGCATACCTCCAGCATCTTGGCATCCTCGATGGCCTTGACCAGCTTGCCGAATTCGGGGTCGCGCTGGGTGTTATAGAATTCCAGCCAGCCGCAGCGGGAACCGGGCCAGGGCAACTCTTTGGAAATGCCCTTCATGGAGATGCCGCAAACGTCCCCGATCACCTGGGCCAAAGGGATGGCCTTCACGCCGTTGTAGGTGATGTGGGTATAGATTTCGTCGGCGATGATGAACAGGTCGTGCTCCCGGCATAAGGAGACGACTTCGCGCAGGTACCATTCCGGATACACCATTCCCGTGGGATTGTCCGGATTGATGATGAGGATGCCGACGATGTTGGGATTGTACTTGATCTTGTTGCGCAACTCGTCCATGTCTGGGAACCAATGGTTCTCGGGGACGAGGCGGTAGGTGATGGGAGGCTGGCTGGCATGCCCGCCTTCGGCGGAGGAGTGGGTCGAATAGCCCGGGGACGGCCCGATGACGCGCGCGCCGGGATCCAGGTACTGATACACCTTGGAGATGGCGTCGCCCAAGCCGTTGCAGAACAAGATATCTTCCGGGGTAATCTGCACGCCGCCCAAGGCATTGTTCTTCTGGGCCAGGTATTGGCGGGTTTCCGGAACGCCCTTGGTGGGGCAGTAAGCGTAAGACAGGTTTTCCTGCGCGAGGGATGCGACGATGGCCTTCATCCAAGTAGGGATGGGGGTTCCCTTGGCGACCGGGTCGCCGATGTTTTCCCAGAATATCTCAACGCCCAGTTTTTGGAAAAGCTGCGCCTTCTTGACGATTTCACGGATCTCGTAGACCAGTTCGCCGGCGCCTTGGTGCAATATCTCGCGTCTCATAGTTTTCAATATTAACATTTTCGGGCGATTCGGCGCGGTTGATGCGATTCAATGCGGGGATGCGGGCCGTCCCGGTGCGTCTGCCTTGGGCCTCAGCTTGCTCGGCGGGTCTTAAGGCTCGCTTGGGTGGGGTCGATGCGGCGGGCGCCTCGATGGACCCATGCCTTCGGTCGGCGGGGCCCATTTGAAGAGGGCTCCGCCGACCAGGCGCCCGCCGCCTCGGCTGCCTCGCAAATTCAGCCCAAGTCAGCCGCCCCGGGACTTCACGCTCGCCGCTTGATCACAATCACGCGCGTCGCGCAAGGGTCGTTGGAACTTACGGGAGGCGCGCGCGACGATGAGAGCCCCTGTCTTTTCCGCCGCGAGATGCCGGATTCGACGGGCGCGAACCGGGCGGGGTTTGGAAGGCGGGCTATTCGAAAAGAGTGTGTCGGTCGGGGACGTGGCCCGTAGTCGTCCCCCCCGGAGCAAAAGTCCAGGGCCGCGAGCGAGACAAATCTTAGGGAGGCGATGGGCCCACGCGAAGCATAGCTGAGGCCCCAGACCCGCCCGCCCCCGCGCCCAGCGTTACGCTACTTGTGCGCCCGCATCTGCGAAGGATTCGGAGTGTACGACCGCGGAAACCGCGTCTGCGAATCGAAGAGATTCTTCTTCAAATTGTCCGCATCCCAGAAAACAGTCGAAAGATTCGCCCCCGAGAAATCGCAGCCCGTGATGAAGGCGTTGTCGAAACGCGCGTTGGAAAGGTCCGCTCCGCTGAAGTCGCAGTTGAAAAGTTGGGCGCCCGAGAAATCGGCGAATTTCAGTTTGGCTCCGCTGAAATCGACCTTGCTGATCTTATCGACTGTGAATTTGGCCCGTTCCAGTTGGGCGCCGTGGAATTTGGCGCCGTCCATGCCCTTCAGGTCGAACACCACCCCGGTCATGGCGGAGTTGGAGAAATTCACGTCGCCCAAATCGGTGCGATAGAAGGAAGTATTGTTGAAGGTGCAGCGATCGAAGGACGCGCCTCCCATCTTGGTGAATTGGAATTCGGCCTTATCGAACTTGGAGTCCGAGAATTGCGATCCCTTCAGGTTGGTCTCGACCAAGGCGGTGTTGGAAATATTGGCGTTGGTGAAATGGAGGTGGTCGAGATCGGCCCCGGTGAGATTGGATTCGGCCAGATTGATGTTGGCCACGGTGGCATCGCTGAAATCGGCGCCTTCGAATTTGACACCGTTGAAAACGGCGCCAGACAGATCGGCTTTGGAGAAGTCGGATTTTTCCAGGCTGTTGTTCTTGAAGTTGGCCCCGGCCAGGTTGGCCTTGGAGAAGTCCGCCTTCTCATTGAACTTGGCCTCGACGAAATTGGCCTTGGGCATATTTGCGCCGGCGAAGGTGGCGTCCAAAAGGACGGCATTCTGGAAATTCACGGTTTCCAGCGCGGCCTTTTTGAAATTGGCGTCCCGCAAATCGGAATTGCGGAAATCGGCCTGGGGGAAACGGGTTTCCCGGAAATCCCCGTCGGAAATCTGCATCGCCGATGGCCCCGATGGTCTGGTTGAAGCGGGCTCCGTCCAGGGTGCAATTCTTGAATTCCGCGTTGGTCAGATCCTTGCCGCTGAAAGACCGGTTGGACAGGTCTTCTCCTTTATGCGTCTCGGCGGCCAGAACCGAAGGCGAATACGAAGCGATACCGACCAGTACAAACAGGGAACTCAATCTGCGCATAATCCTGCTTTCAAAGAAGAGGTGGGACCGGGGGCACGCCGTCCGTGCGAAGGGAAGCCCGGTCTAAATTTAATGTTAAATTTGCTTTCCGCCATGAATTCCGGAACTGTTTCCGCCCCCGGGCCGCGCATTGCCTAATACCCCGGCTTCCCCCGTATATCCTTCCCGCGTGAGCCTGGAAGTCGATCTCAAGGCCATCCGCCGTAACTTCGGCCAGATCCGGAAATCGGTACGTCCTGCCCTCGTGATGGCCGTATTAAAGGCCGATGCGTACGGCCTGGGCGCGCTGCCGGTGGCCGAAGCATTGGTGGCCGCCGGCGCCGATCGCTTAGGAGTGGCCGAGGTCAAGGAAGCGGCCCAATTAGTCGGACGATTCCCGGTTCCGGTTCAAATCATCGGGGGGATTCTCGCTTCCGAGATCCCTCTTTGCGTGCAATTGGGGGTGGTTTGTCCGGTTCCCGACCTGGAGACGGCCCGCGCCCTTTCCCGGGAAGCCCGCCGCCAGGACCGGCGGGTGAAGGTACACATTAAGGTCGATACCGGCATGGGGCGCTTGGGCTTTCCCCATTTCCGCGCCTATGAAGAGATCCTGGCCGCGCGTAAATTGCCCGGTCTGGAGTTCGAGGGAATCTATTCCCATTTCCCCAATGCCAACAATCCCATGCATGGCAAGTCCCGAGAGCAGATAACCTTGTTCCGGGATTTACTGGACCGGCTGGGATCGGCCGGCCTCACGTTCCCTTTGGTACACATGGCCAACTCGGACGGCATCAATAATTTCCCGGAAGCGTACTTCAACATGGTCCGCACCGGCATCAACCTTTACGGCGTATTCGATCTCAGCGGGCTGCGCAGCTATCACCTGGCGCCGACCTTGTCCCTCAAGACCACCCTCCTGGCCAGACGGCGGCTGCCGGCCGGGTTCACCATCGGGTATGGCGGAACGCATACCCTGTTCCATGACACCTGGGTTGGGACGGTACCGGCGGGTTACGCCGACGGCGTGCCCTTGGCGGCCAGCAATTCCGGCGAGGTGCTCATCCGGGGTAAGGCATGCCCCATCATCGGGCGGATTTCCATGGATTACCTGACGGTGAACCTGAACGGTTGCCCGGCGGCGAGGATGGGGGACGAAGTGGTTCTGGTCGGCCGTTCTGGCAGGCGCCAAATCACCATCGAGGATTGGGCCCGCATCAAGCAGACCCATCCTTACGAGATCATCTGCTCCCTGGGCAAACGGGTGGAAAGGGTATATCGGTAGTGGTATCATGGCGGGGGAGGTTCCCATGCTTTCGACCCGCCCCCTCTTCCGCTCCGCCATCGCTTTCGCACCGCTGGCGATCTTCGCCGTTTTCGGAGGCCTTACGGCTTGCAAACCGGTCGATTTGAGCGATGTGAACACGACCCCTACGCCCAAGGACTCCGCGGCCACCGCCACCTTGCGGATCACCAACAAAATCGACGTCGACGCCGACTCCCTGGTCTTCTTATTGTTCCCGGGAGCTTCCACCGACTTTACCACGGCCGCCAACTCTCAGGTCATCGGGGGAGTGGGGATCGGAGCAACCGGCACATTCAAGGTTCCCGCCGGGACCTGGAAGTTGGCCTACGAGAACGGCGCCCAGGAGATCACTGCCCTGCGAGCGGGCGGGGCGGACGAATGGGTGAAGGCCATCTTCGAAAAGGACGGGGACTATTCGCTCATCCTCACCTCGGACACTCACACCATCTATTGGGATCCGACTTTCAAAACCGATCCCCCGCTATAAGCGGAGGGCCACGCCTCCCGGCTGCCCTAGCCGGGCGCGTAACCGCGGTAGCGGCTTACCGCCAGGACAATATCTGGACCTTCACCGTCGTATCGATGACCACGGCGGTTTCGTAGGTGGTTTTGTCCGTGATGTTTCGCGTCGTATCGATGACCGTATGGTGGGTGATGGTCAGATTCACCTTGGGCTTGTAGAGATCGCAAGTGTTATCGGTGGAAACGTAATCGCCATGATGGCTGATATGCGTGCTGATGGCGGATTTACTGACTGAAATGACGTTAGCCTTGGTCACGTCGCCGCTCGGAAGATGGCATATATCGCATTTCTTGGCAGAACTGGCCATACATGCGGAGTACGCCGGCGTCTTATCCAGCTGGGGCATCGTGTTTGGGTCCTGGATGGTCGTATCCCTCGCGGTATCGGCGAGGCTATGGGGAATATAGGTGTAGGCGGTATCGGGTTTCACGATGGCAATTGGCGTGCGCGTCGTATCCATTATCTTCCGCAGCTTCATGCGCGCTTGCACCGTTTGGGAACCCTTTCCCACGGTTCCGGTAGAGAAAAGGTCCACCGTATCCGCATCCGCGCCGGTCGCTACCGGGACCAATCGCGTAGTATAAGCTCCTCCGCCGAAAGGTTTGCCGGAATAAGTCACCGTTTCCGGCATTCCGGAATGGATTTTCAAGAAATGCCGGCCCATGTCGGCGATGTTGTCCTCCACACCGGCTTCCGAGATTTGCTGGGCCAATACCTTGGACTTTTCGCTCCCGAGGAATTTCGCGCTCCCTTTCGCCTTGTAGTAGATGGTGCCTTGCGCCAGGACCAGCAATACGCCCAAGGTCGCCACGATGGTGAGCATCCCGCCGCCGGCCTGGGAACGGAATTCGGGTGAAGGGATCGGAACGCGGTTCATAAGGTGTTCCTCGGAATGGCGGTGGAGGAAAGGATGATGCTGTTGATGGCCCCTTCGCGGGCCGGGAATATGCCCGTCAGGGAGAAGCGCACGGTGCGGACATGCGCGGGAACTTCGGTGGAGTTCCCTTGCTTGTCCGCGAAGGAGACCTGGAAATTTTTCACGTCGGTGGCGATGATGCGATGGACGTCGGCGATTTCGTGGACGAGCGCGGAACTGTCTTGCTGGGAATAGAAGCGTTCGCGGCGGGCCGGCATGTCAACGGTCCCGGCGATCGGGTAATCGTTGGCGAAAGCCGAATCGAGGCTCAAGGTGGAGCCGTCGACGCCAACGACGCGGCGTAATTCGGCGCTGCCCGCGCAAGCCAATGCCACGTAGCCGCCGGCCGCGAAGAGCGTGGGCGCATCGACTTGGATGGCCGCCACATGGTGATCGGCCGCGATAACCAGGCTTGCCTTGGCCTCCGTGGGGTTGGTGTAGATGATTAGCGTGTCGCTACCCACCGCATCTTGCTTGGCGAGGTTGGCGGCGCCGGAAAGGCCGAGTCCCGCCAAGGTTACCGCCCGTTGCAACTGCTTGGAGGAAAGGGTCAGCTTGTTGCGCAGCTCGATCTTCTTGGACAACCGCATGCTTTCGACTTGATGGGTTCTCCAAAGCGCATAACCCGCTGCCATGATGATGGCGCCGATGACCATGCTCACCACGGTTTCGATGAGGGTGAATCCGCGCTGTCGGCTCACGGCGAGGCCTCCTTGAATTTGTCGTCGCTCTTCAGGGAGGCGAAGGAAACCATCTGCTCTCCCGTGAGGGGCCAGAATACGGTGAGCTCTATGGTCTTCCTTCCGTTCGGAACGCCCGCGCCATCGCGCATCACCCCGATGTGCCACGAGCGCACGTAGCGATCGGTAACGGTATCCGTTCCCGCGGAAAGGGAATCGTAGGCGACCACTTTCAGGGAATCCATCTTGAGCTTGCCAAGATTGACGCCGCGCATGAGGTCATTGCCTCTTGCGCTCATGGTATTTTGCGAGGAAAGGAAATAGAATGCCGAAGTCGCGACCACGCCGGTGACGGCGGCCGAAACCAGGATTTCGATCAGGCTGAAACCGGCTTGACGCCGGCCGCGGGGAATGATCGCTCCTCCCGCTTGAGCTTCGTGCTGGACCACATTCCCGCCAAGGAAAACCGGCGCCCCCAGCGGTACCGGTAAGGCAGATTATAGGGGGGAAGGGAAGAGGATGCAAGGACCGTCTCCCCCCGGTCGCGCACGGATCGTGCGCATCAGGTAAGGTAACGGTAATGTTACGGGGGGAGGGGGAGCGGGGAAGGTTTAAAACGAGGAAAGGGGAGCCCTTCGGCTCCCCGCGGCGAATATATGAATATGGCTAGTGGCCGACGCTTTGGCCGGAAAGGGCGTTGCCGGAGAGCTCGCGCCAGGAAATGACCCGCAATTGGATGGTCGTATCGGGAACCTCCACGATCGAGCCGATGATTCCCCCACAATAGCCTCCGACGTCGGGAGGGCAGGTTCCTCCGTGAGACATGTGCCCGGCCAAAGCGTTGGTGTCGATCTGAATGGTTTGGACGTTAGCGCAGTTTCCGGGCGGGTAATGGCAGATGTTGATTTTGTGGGGAAGGGCGTTCCCGGTAAACTTCAGATCCTCGCGTTCGTAAAAGAACCCCATGCCCTTGTATGCGGAGTTGTCCGCGAAAAGGATCGTTGTCCTATTATTCACGCTGGCTAGGTTGGGATTAATCTTGTACCATTTTTGATCATCTAACGCGTACAAGTAGCCGTTGGGATGTCCCGCCAAAGCGCGCGCGGGGCGATTGGAGATATCGGCCGTGAAAATCAAGGTATCGCGGCGCGGACTTGACGGCGAGGTTTCGAATTCATCGAAACGCCAAACCTCGGAATGATCATTCGTACTTCTGTTACGGATGAGGTAGAAGGTACCGGAAAAATCCTCGGCGATCGCGTCCACGTTGAAACCGGGTCCGCTTGGATTCTTCGGCACGAGAGTGGACACTTC
This is a stretch of genomic DNA from Fibrobacterota bacterium. It encodes these proteins:
- a CDS encoding pentapeptide repeat-containing protein; translated protein: MRDANFKKAALETVNFQNAVLLDATFAGANMPKANFVEAKFNEKADFSKANLAGANFKNNSLEKSDFSKADLSGAVFNGVKFEGADFSDATVANINLAESNLTGADLDHLHFTNANISNTALVETNLKGSQFSDSKFDKAEFQFTKMGGASFDRCTFNNTSFYRTDLGDVNFSNSAMTGVVFDLKGMDGAKFHGAQLERAKFTVDKISKVDFSGAKLKFADFSGAQLFNCDFSGADLSNARFDNAFITGCDFSGANLSTVFWDADNLKKNLFDSQTRFPRSYTPNPSQMRAHK
- the hisA gene encoding phosphoribosylformimino-5-aminoimidazole carboxamide ribotide isomerase, with product MTAFRPCIDLHQGKVKQIIGGTLTDAGLGLETNFVSPHGAAWFADLYRRDGLTGGHIIMLGSGNDDEARKALAAWPGGMQIGGGLDETNAVAWLDAGASHVIVTSWLFPEGLLSLDRLRRLSGLVGKARLVADLSCRRRGEAWYVATNRWQTVTEVRIDEALLASLSRHCAEFLIHAADVEGKQQGMDWQLVDLLARISPLPCTYAGGARDLSDLERLDRESQGRLDLSIGSALDIFGGKLVRYADCADWNRGHRGTGN
- a CDS encoding transglycosylase domain-containing protein; translated protein: MADKAKLNPKWFEISKATLHVGWMALRTLWFIIWTAYQVVLGVALIALLYGVLRFGEYFYVWEIRQLVRENPKTTAFIETERARLTDSLKAIGKPIPDTLIRWSWIPLDSMPRTLKEAALIAEDAKFYEHQGFDIEEIEYAIVANHQAGKKARGASTITQQVAKNLFLTRDKEISRKLREAAITLELEHFVPKDRILESYLNVAQFGDGVFGVREGARYWMKKEPKDLTPEEAINLVCLLPAPTKWNPRKPNGAFLAHKRLVVRNYATYRGLLRADMDSTQVATRDTALARLAEQLSEEKWKSLRTKPLIDTGVDTDPDDKPSGEGDATARARAILNRHTF
- a CDS encoding prepilin-type N-terminal cleavage/methylation domain-containing protein, translating into MVQHEAQAGGAIIPRGRRQAGFSLIEILVSAAVTGVVATSAFYFLSSQNTMSARGNDLMRGVNLGKLKMDSLKVVAYDSLSAGTDTVTDRYVRSWHIGVMRDGAGVPNGRKTIELTVFWPLTGEQMVSFASLKSDDKFKEASP
- a CDS encoding rhomboid family intramembrane serine protease, with the translated sequence MEDLEPFDPFRPPRRELARSPCKQDILDISLVLASQSVKHWMEFHGDEWSLSVDERDAEPAAALIETWRQENEGFTEAPPEDFDLDLLVAPLLFLAIPVAAYFLVGFSPWAEWLKTRGEADAARILAGEWWRCLTAATLHADDAHLLSNLVSGYFILNLLNHRLGIGTLMLLSTLAAGVDNFLVALATGPGHVSLGYSSVVFCALGLLAGVETWNLWRRRRDHAVRQGKRPGDGAIRFAQLRRLSPLISALFVAVLVGIGEGVDVKAHFYGFGLGAALGLVTPLLPRRLARPGAQAGLAIATFALYACGWILAIRE
- the alr gene encoding alanine racemase; amino-acid sequence: MSLEVDLKAIRRNFGQIRKSVRPALVMAVLKADAYGLGALPVAEALVAAGADRLGVAEVKEAAQLVGRFPVPVQIIGGILASEIPLCVQLGVVCPVPDLETARALSREARRQDRRVKVHIKVDTGMGRLGFPHFRAYEEILAARKLPGLEFEGIYSHFPNANNPMHGKSREQITLFRDLLDRLGSAGLTFPLVHMANSDGINNFPEAYFNMVRTGINLYGVFDLSGLRSYHLAPTLSLKTTLLARRRLPAGFTIGYGGTHTLFHDTWVGTVPAGYADGVPLAASNSGEVLIRGKACPIIGRISMDYLTVNLNGCPAARMGDEVVLVGRSGRRQITIEDWARIKQTHPYEIICSLGKRVERVYR
- a CDS encoding prepilin-type N-terminal cleavage/methylation domain-containing protein, which gives rise to MSRQRGFTLIETVVSMVIGAIIMAAGYALWRTHQVESMRLSKKIELRNKLTLSSKQLQRAVTLAGLGLSGAANLAKQDAVGSDTLIIYTNPTEAKASLVIAADHHVAAIQVDAPTLFAAGGYVALACAGSAELRRVVGVDGSTLSLDSAFANDYPIAGTVDMPARRERFYSQQDSSALVHEIADVHRIIATDVKNFQVSFADKQGNSTEVPAHVRTVRFSLTGIFPAREGAINSIILSSTAIPRNTL
- a CDS encoding pyridoxal phosphate-dependent aminotransferase translates to MRREILHQGAGELVYEIREIVKKAQLFQKLGVEIFWENIGDPVAKGTPIPTWMKAIVASLAQENLSYAYCPTKGVPETRQYLAQKNNALGGVQITPEDILFCNGLGDAISKVYQYLDPGARVIGPSPGYSTHSSAEGGHASQPPITYRLVPENHWFPDMDELRNKIKYNPNIVGILIINPDNPTGMVYPEWYLREVVSLCREHDLFIIADEIYTHITYNGVKAIPLAQVIGDVCGISMKGISKELPWPGSRCGWLEFYNTQRDPEFGKLVKAIEDAKMLEVCSTTLPQMAIPLILSHPEFPAHREALNLAIQKRGDVVYETLKDVDGLLVNKTFGAFYTSIIFKKGMLKTTQKLKVANPEARALVEKMVEGVPLDKRFVYYVLAATGICVVPISSFCSDLHGFRVTLLEENPEKMAWMYKKLRAAIEEYLAS